One part of the Triplophysa rosa linkage group LG5, Trosa_1v2, whole genome shotgun sequence genome encodes these proteins:
- the tpgs1 gene encoding tubulin polyglutamylase complex subunit 1, whose product MAEKRRSGPVMSDPKAAKCETDHEFLSQSGVSALLRGALLKLVESRSEDPIGFLAEHFGHLSSEVDDGGSENLTVSRSLWHLSLSHHSQRSAFNNNVRVAYELLTQSAPRRRRTGGVRGVVYTEVLRCLCSEGGLSGASAAPLLQCIQCHDYEAVPFELFRQGVLTCSVFADYIRKSQCLYAAVARAPDRPAERALCQAVLATLQEALETADGPDVARYLEASAKISPAKLAQAMAEARPPSQQQEGPTMDAQEFEDAAAALFIARVRKVT is encoded by the exons ATGGCGGAGAAGCGCAGGTCCGGTCCCGTGATGTCCGATCCGAAAGCAGCCAAATGCGAGACGGACCACGAGTTTCTATCTCAATCCGGGGTCAGCGCGCTGCTCAGAGGGGCTCTGCTGAAACTGGTCGAGTCCAGATCCGAGGACCCCATCGGCTTTCTGGCCGAACATTTCGGTCATTTGTCGTCGGAGGTGGATGATGGAGGTTCGGAGAATCTGACCGTGAGCAGATCGCTGTGGCACCTGAGTCTGTCCCATCACTCGCAGAG ATCTGCATTCAACAATAACGTCCGAGTGGCGTATGAGCTTCTGACGCAGAGCGCCCCCCGTCGCCGCCGCACCGGAGGGGTCCGTGGGGTCGTGTACACGGAGGTGCTCCGGTGCCTGTGCAGTGAGGGCGGGCTCTCCGGTGCCAGCGCCGCACCCCTCCTGCAATGCATCCAGTGTCACGATTACGAGGCCGTGCCCTTCGAGCTGTTCCGGCAGGGTGTGCTCACATGCTCCGTGTTCGCAGACTACATCCGTAAGTCTCAGTGCCTGTACGCGGCGGTGGCCAGAGCTCCGGACAGACCCGCGGAGAGAGCGCTGTGCCAGGCCGTGCTCGCCACCCTCCAGGAGGCGCTCGAGACGGCCGACGGGCCCGACGTGGCACGTTACCTGGAGGCCAGCGCTAAGATCTCGCCCGCCAAGCTGGCGCAGGCCATGGCAGAGGCTCGGCCCCCTTCACAACAGCAGGAGGGTCCCACCATGGACGCTCAGGAGTTTGAAGATGCTGCAGCTGCACTCTTCATAGCTCGGGTGCGAAAGGTCACTTGA